In Miscanthus floridulus cultivar M001 chromosome 5, ASM1932011v1, whole genome shotgun sequence, one genomic interval encodes:
- the LOC136450479 gene encoding uncharacterized protein: MRKLCPNLDRDDSLDTVLEVPIPDEMLINAPGADKRRGAGGANMRAWLKNQAFDRATVDGAASATAELQLFLNVVGSPLIPCPVPHDRAFSRSIRDSSIQASTAKYIIQQYIAATGGQAALQGVRSMYAVGKVRMCASEFHLGDQTVTTAAAQGRAEVGGFVLWQKTPEVWFFELIMAGHKMSAGSDGKIAWRQSAAEHSHVSRGPPRPLRRSLQGLDPRSIANLFSDAVCIGEKVLNNEECFILKLEAGAATLRARSAPAFDIIHHTVWGYFSQRTGLLIQLEDSHLLRMKSGKGHRRSENIFWETSMESVISDYRYIDGINIAHGGHTNVTLFRYGEGSVNHKRKLEETWTVEEADFNVHGLTTDYFLPPADLKKDVEDQNK; this comes from the exons ATGAGGAAGCTGTGCCCGAACCTGGACCGCGACGACTCCCTGGACACCGTGCTGGAGGTGCCCATCCCCGATGAGATGCTCATCAACGCCCCCGGCGCCGACAAGCGCCGCGGCGCCGGGGGCGCCAACATGCGCGCCTGGCTCAAGAACCAGGCCTTCGATCGCGCCACCGTCGACGGAGCTGCCTCCGCCACCGCGGAGCTCCAGCTGTTCCTCAACGTCGTCGGGTCGCCGCTCATCCCCTGCCCCGTCCCGCACGATCGCGCTTTCAGCCGCTCCATCCGCGACTCCTCTATC CAAGCGTCGACGGCCAAGTACATAATCCAGCAGTACATCGCGGCGACGGGCGGGCAGGCTGCGCTGCAGGGGGTGCGGAGCATGTACGCCGTGGGGAAGGTGCGGATGTGCGCGTCCGAGTTCCACCTCGGCGACCAGACggtcaccaccgccgccgcgcaggGCCGCGCCGAGGTCGGCGGCTTCGTGCTCTGGCAGAAGACACCCGAGGTCTGGTTCTTCGAGCTTATAATGGCCGGCCACAAGATGAGCGCCGGCAGCGACGGCAAGATCGCGTGGCGGCAGTCCGCCGCCGAGCACTCCCACGTCTCGCGCGGCCCGCCCCGGCCCCTCCGCCGCTCTCTCCAG GGGCTGGATCCACGCTCCATTGCGAACCTCTTCTCGGACGCGGTGTGCATAGGCGAGAAGGTCCTCAACAACGAGGAGTGCTTCATCCTGAAGCTGGAGGCTGGCGCCGCGACGCTGCGGGCGCGGAGCGCTCCGGCGTTCGATATCATCCACCACACGGTGTGGGGCTACTTCAGCCAGCGCACGGGGCTGCTCATCCAGCTCGAGGACTCGCACCTGCTCCGCATGAAGTCCGGCAAGGGCCACCGCCGCAGCGAGAACATCTTCTGGGAGACCAGCATGGAGTCCGTCATCTCCGACTACCGCTACATCGACGGCATCAACATCGCGCACGGCGGCCACACCAACGTCACGCTTTTCCGTTACGGCGAGGGATCCGTCAACCACAAGCGGAAGCTGGAGGAGACGTGGACGGTGGAGGAGGCCGATTTCAATGTGCACGGCCTCACCACGGACTACTTCCTGCCGCCGGCCGACCTCAAGAAGGACGTCGAAGATCAGAATAAGTGA
- the LOC136450477 gene encoding exocyst complex component EXO70E2-like gives MMAAEIVKQFSNITLGEDNETCDVKQALKVLRKKILSLDFDNSMHVHDPQDSFEYLEVLRKIKQLSEKLRTLDPGGEAKQLDELTVYAYDLSEMAMARLEEEFVYLLANYKQPLEQEVLSFRSTEDGSVEDFSSSSFSEEQSEGKETPNDISGGTEYFVPDLIQPGALSAVKSIAKFMFLNGYDKECCQAYINSRQSAIDEYFGSLRLEKLSIEDLMNTSWNKLNSLIKRWNRAMRVFIQVYLVSEKRLSKHVFGELTDSTADLCFSEISFNSVIQLLSFYVSVAIGPPKTEKLFRLLDMYDVLEDLLPEAESLFESGYDDMILNEYHEALLQLGESARKTFAEFKYAIQSYTSSSAVARGEVHPLTKYVMNYIRALTAYSKTLDSLLKDTDQRCLASDIQSMANSYPNFMATALHLQSVTAVLEANLEAGSRLYRDDRLQNIFMMNNIHYMVQKVKNSDLKSFLGDNWIRIHNRKFQQQAMRYERASWNNVLSYLSDDGLCAAGDAASRKTIREKIKNFNLSFEEVYRVQTAWSVPDDQLRDDVRISISLKVIQAYRTFVGRYSGFLDGTRHRDRYIKYRPEDLETLLLDLFEGTQKTLQYSLRV, from the coding sequence ATGATGGCTGCAGAGATAGTTAAGCAGTTCTCAAACATTACTCTGGGAGAAGATAATGAGACATGCGATGTTAAACAAGCGCTTAAGGTCTTGAGAAAGAAGATTCTTAGTTTGGATTTTGACAACTCCATGCATGTCCATGATCCACAGGACTCATTTGAGTACTTGGAAGTGCTGCGCAAAATCAAACAACTCTCTGAAAAGTTAAGGACCTTAGACCCTGGTGGAGAAGCCAAACAGCTGGATGAACTCACTGTGTATGCATATGACCTTTCTGAAATGGCAATGGCAAGACTCGAAGAGGAATTTGTTTATCTTCTTGCAAATTACAAACAGCCATTAGAACAGGAGGTTCTCTCTTTTCGCTCTACAGAGGATGGTAGTGTGGAAGACTTTTCAAGCAGCTCATTTAGTGAGGAACAATCGGAAGGGAAGGAAACACCAAATGATATCAGTGGAGGAACAGAATATTTTGTGCCTGATTTAATTCAACCTGGTGCACTCTCTGCTGTCAAGTCCATTGCTAAATTCATGTTCCTGAATGGCTATGATAAGGAGTGTTGCCAGGCTTATATAAACTCACGGCAGAGTGCGATAGATGAGTACTTTGGGTCTCTTCGTCTGGAAAAGCTCAGTATAGAGGACCTTATGAACACTAGTTGGAACAAGTTGAATTCATTAATAAAGAGATGGAACCGGGCAATGAGGGTTTTTATTCAAGTATATCTTGTTAGTGAGAAACGTCTTAGCAAACATGTCTTTGGTGAACTTACAGATTCAACTGCAGACTTGTGCTTCTCTGAGATTTCatttaactcagttatacaactTCTGAGCTTTTATGTATCTGTAGCAATTGGTCCCCCAAAAACAGAAAAGCTTTTTCGATTGCTTGATATGTATGATGTCCTGGAAGATCTTCTCCCTGAAGCTGAATCCTTGTTTGAATCAGGATACGATGATATGATCCTGAATGAGTATCATGAAGCACTACTGCAACTGGGAGAATCTGCAAGGAAGACATTCGCAGAATTCAAGTATGCCATCCAATCATACACTTCATCCAGTGCAGTAGCTCGTGGAGAAGTGCATCCACTTACAAAGTATGTTATGAACTACATAAGAGCTCTCACAGCATACAGCAAAACTCTTGATTCACTTCTCAAGGACACGGATCAAAGATGCCTGGCTTCTGACATTCAGTCGATGGCAAACTCATATCCTAATTTCATGGCAACAGCTTTGCATCTACAGTCTGTTACTGCAGTTTTGGAGGCAAATCTTGAAGCTGGGTCTAGATTGTACAGAGATGATCGATTGCAGAACATCTTCATGATGAACAACATCCACTACATGGTTCAGAAAGTGAAGAACTCAGATCTCAAAAGCTTTCTTGGTGATAACTGGATCCGGATTCATAACAGGAAATTTCAGCAGCAAGCTATGAGATATGAGAGGGCATCATGGAATAATGTTCTCTCTTACCTCAGTGATGATGGCTTGTGTGCTGCTGGTGATGCTGCTTCTCGCAAAACCATCAGGGAGAAGATAAAGAATTTCAATCTGTCCTTTGAAGAGGTTTACCGAGTTCAGACAGCATGGTCTGTCCCAGATGACCAACTCCGTGATGATGTCCGGATATCAATATCACTGAAAGTTATACAGGCCTATAGGACGTTCGTGGGAAGATATTCAGGCTTTCTTGATGGCACAAGGCATCGAGATCGTTACATAAAGTACAGGCCAGAGGATTTGGAGACACTTTTGCTAGATCTTTTTGAAGGAACTCAAAAGACACTGCAGTATTCTCTTCGAGTGTAA